Part of the Mycolicibacterium mageritense genome is shown below.
GCGCACCGCACCGTCGTCGAGGGTCAGCACCCCCGCCGACTCGGCCGCATACCGCACCCAGAACCGCCGCGCCGACATACGTTCGGGACGCGGCGCGAACACCGTGCCCACCGACGCGTCGTCGAGCGCGGCCGCCGCGTCCGAGGCCGCCGCCAGCAGCACGGGCACCCCGGCGTCGGCCGCAAGAAGAGCCGACGACAGCTTCGACGCCATTCCGCCGGTGCCCAGGTGGCTGCCGCGGCCGGCCACCACACCGTCGAGATCACCCTGGGCGGCCACCTCGGGAATGAAGCGCGCGTTGCCTTTTCGGGGATCCGAATCGTAGAGCCCGTCGATGTCGGAGAGCAGGATCAGCGCATCCGCGCCGACCAGTTGGGCCACCAAAGCCGACAGCCGGTCATTGTCGCCGAATCGGATCTCGTTGGTGGCCACGGTGTCGTTCTCGTTGACGATCGCGACCGCGTGCAGTGCCCGCAACCGGTCCAGGGTGCGCTGGGCGTTGTTGTGCTGCACGCGCATCGAGATGTCGTGTGCGGTCAGCAACACCTGGCCCACGGTGCGGTTGTACGCCGCGAATGCGGTGCTCCAGGCGTTGACCAGGGCCACCTGGCCCACGCTCGCGGCGGCCTGCTTGGTGGCGAGATCGGTCGGCCGCTTGGACAGCCGCAGCGGTTCGATACCCGCGGCGATGGCGCCCGACGACACGATCACCACGTCCGAGCCGGCTTTCATCCGGCCTTCGATGGCTTCGACCAGGCTGGCCAACCGGCCTGCGTCGAACACCCCGGACGGCGTGGTCAGTGCGGTGGTGCCGATCTTGACGACGACGCTGCGCGCGGTGCGCACAGCGTCGCGGTGCACACTCACGATTCCTCACCGTCGTCGTGCTGACGGCGCCGTTCCTTTCGGGCGGCCTTGCGCTCGGCAGCGCCGACCCGGTCGCTCTGCTCCAGCCGCACGTCGGTGCCGCGGCCCGTCAACGGCACATCGACACCGGCCGGGGTCTGCGGTTCCCAGTCGAACGTCATGTCGCCGATCGTGACGGCGCAGCCGGGCTTGGCACCCAGCTTCAACAACTCGTCCTCGACCCCGAGGCGGGCCAGCCGGTCGCCCAGATAGCCGACGGCCTCGTCGTTGTTGAAATCGGTCTGCGCGATCCAGCGTTCCGGCCGAACGCCACGCACGATGAACCCGCCCTCGCCGTCGGACGACACGGTAAACCCGCTCTCGTCCACCGGGATCGGCCGGATCACGGGGCGCCGCGGCGCCACCTCGGGCTGCGCGTCGCGGTAGGCCTTGACCATGTCCCACAGCGCAAAGGTCAAGGGGCGCAGGCCTTCCCGGGCGACGGTCGAAACCTCGAAGACCGGCCAGCCGAACCGGCGGGCCACCTCGTCGCGGACGAAGTCGGCAAGTTCCCGCGCGTCGGGCACATCGATCTTGTTGAGCACCACCGCGCGCGGCCGCGACGCCAGGTCGCCCAGCGTCGAATCCCCCTGCAGCGTCGGCGTGTAGGAGGCCAATTCAGCCTCCAGCGCCTCGATGTCGGAGATCGGATCCCGGCCCGGCTCCATGGTCGCGCAGTCCACCACGTGCACCAGCACCGCGCACCGTTCCAGGTGACGCAGGAATTCCAGGCCAAGGCCACGCCCTTCAGACGCGCCAGGAATGAGCCCAGGGACATCGGCGACCGTGAACGTGTTGTCGCCCGCCGACACCACACCCAGGTTGGGCACCAGAGTGGTGAACGGGTAGTCGGCGATCTTGGGTTTGGCCGCCGAGATCGTGGACACCAGAGACGATTTCCCGGCCGACGGGAACCCGATCAGACCGACGTCGGCGACGGTCTTGAGTTCCAGGGTGAGATCGCGGGCCTGGCCCTTCTCCCCCAGCAGTGCGAAACCCGGTGCCTTGCGGGCCCGGGACGCCAACGCGGCGTTGCCGAGTCCGCCCCGACCGCCTGCGGCTGCTTCGAAACGGGTTCCCGCACCGACCAGGTCGGCCAGCATGCGGCCGTCCTCGTCGAGCACAACGGTGCCGTCGGGAACCCGGACCTCAAGGTCCGTGCCCGCGGCACCGTCACGGTTGCTGCCCGCGCCCTGTTTCCCGGAGGGGGCAACGACATTGGGATGAAAATGGAAGTCCAGCAGGGTGTGCACCTGCGGATCGACGACGAGCACGACGCTGCCGCCGCGACCACCGTTGCCGCCGTCAGGCCCGCCGAGTGGCTTGAACTTCTCGCGGTGCACTGAGGCGCAGCCATTGCCGCCGTTGCCGGCGCGCGCATGGATGACGACGCGGTCGACAAACCGGGGCATCGGACATCCTTTCCGTCGAATGTGAAGCTATCGCGAAGTTCTATCGAGAACTCGCAGCTGCTTCACATTCGCGGGCGGTGTCCTCGAAGTCTCAGGCCTCCGGGCGCGGAACGGGAACGATGTTCACCAGTTTGCGTCCGCGCTTGGTGCCGAACTCGACGGCGCCGGGAGCGGTGGCGAACAGCGTGTCGTCACCGCCACGGCCGACGTTGACGCCGGGGTGGAAGTGGGTTCCGCGCTGACGGACGATGATCTCGCCCGCCTTGACGACCTGGCCGCCGAAGCGCTTGACGCCGAGCCGCTGTGCGGCTGATTCGCGGCCGTTACGAGAGCTGGAAGCGCCCTTCTTGTGTGCCATATCCGAACGCCTCCTACTTGATTCCGGTGACCTTGAGCACGGTCAGCTGCTGACGGTGCCCCTGGCGCTTGTGGTAGCCGGTCTTGTTCTTGAACTTATGGATGCGGATCTTCGGACCCTTGGTGTGCTCGAGCACCTCGCCGGTCACGGCGACCTTCGCCAGGTCGTCGGCCTTGGTGGTGACGTTGGCGCCATCGACGACCAGAGCCACGGGCAGCGAAACCGACGCACCGGGCTCGGAGTCGAGCTTCTCAACCTTCACCACGTCGCCGACGGCAACCTTGTACTGCTTGCCGCCAGTCTTGACGATTGCGTATGTCGCCATCGTGTCCTCTGCTCTTGCTCTGCGGGCGCGCGCTACCGGTCGGTGCGTGCGCGGGTCTTGGGTGGCGGGGAGACCCCGCCGTCGCCGGCCTGCGTCTGCAAGCTCTGACGACAACTGGTCAAGGGTACGTGACCAGCTGGTAGAGGGTCAAACCGGCCCTACTCGTGGGTGGGTGGCCCGGCCGGTCGTGCAGCGGCCCGCCGCCGTGGCCGCCGTGCGGGCGCCACCGCGATCGGGGGCTGATAGCCGTCGTCATCGTCATCCGAGTCGTCGTCCTCATCGGAGTCATCGTCGGATTCGGTGATCACCTCGATGTCTTCATCGAGGTCGTCACCGTCATCGTCGTCGTCGAGGTCGATCTCGTCCTCGTCGGACTCGTCATCGGAATCCTCGTCCTCGTCGGACTCGTCCTCGTCGGATTCGTCGGTGTCCTCGAGATCCTCGTCGGTGTCCTCGGAGTCGGACTCGTCGTCGCGTTCGCCGGCGAAGGCGGTCGACTCCAGCTCGGTCTCGTCGACCTCGTCCGTGACGTCCCGCTCGTCGTGATCCTCGGCCTCGTGCGACTCGTCGGTGTCGTCCTCGTGGCGGCCGTTGGCCGCGGCCATCGCCTTGAACATCGGGTGTTCGCCCGGCGTGTGCGTGGGCACCTTGACGACCTGCACCTCGTCGGTGCGCGCGGCGCCCTTCTTCCCGCGCTTGCCGCGACGGCCTCCGCCGCCACCGCCGCCGCTGGATTCAGCTTTCCGCGCCCCGCCGGACGACGCCGAGTCGACCGGGTCACCGTGCAACACGATGCCGCGCCCACCGCAATGCGTGCACGCAGTCGAGAAGGCTTCGATCAGGCCCGTCCCCAAGCGCTTTCGGGTCAGCTGCACCAACCCCAGCGACGTCACCTCGGACACCTGGTGGCGCGTGCGGTCGCGGGCCAGGGCCTCGGTCAGCCGCCGCAGCACCAGATCGCGGTTGGACTCGAGCACCATGTCGATGAAGTCGATGACGACGATGCCGCCGATGTCCCGCAGCCGCAGCTGTCGCACGATCTCCTCGGCGGCTTCGAGGTTGTTGCGCGTGACGGTCTGCTCCAGGTTGCCGCCCGAGCCGGTGAACTTTCCGGTGTTGACGTCGACAACGGTCATGGCCTCGGTGCGGTCGATGACCAGCGTGCCGCCCGACGGCAGCCACACCTTGCGGTCCATCGCCTTGGCGAGCTGTTCGTCGATGCGGTGCACGGCGAACACGTCCGGTCCGTCACCGCCCGCGGGCTCGTACTTGGTGAGCCGGCCCATCAGGTCGGGGGCCACGGTGTTCACGTAGGAGTTGATGGTGTTCCAGGCCTCGTCGCCGGAGACGATGAGCCCTGAGAAGTCTTCGTTGAAGAGGTCGCGGATGACCTTGACCAGCACGTCGGGCTCTTCGTAGAGCGCGACGGCCGCCCCGGCCTTCTTCGCGGTGATCTCGGCGGCCTTGGCCTCGATCTCGGTCCAGCGCTGCTGCAGCCGCTCGACGTCCGAGCGGATGTCCTCTTCCTTGACGCCTTCCGACGCGGTGCGGATGATCACACCGGCATCGGCAGGCACAACCTCTTTGAGGATTTCCTTGAGCCGCTGGCGTTCGGTGTCGGGCAGCTTGCGGCTGATCCCGGTCGACGACGCACCCGGCACGTACACCAGGTAACGGCCGGCCAGGGACACCTGCGTGGTGAGACGCGCACCCTTGTGGCCGACGGGATCCTTGCTGACCTGCACTACGACGTAGTCGCCGGGCTTGAGGGCCTGTTCGATCTTGCGGTTGGCACCACCGAGACCCGCGGCCTCCCAGTTCACCTCACCGGCGTACAGCACACCGTTGCGGCCGCGACCGATGTCGACGAACGCGGCCTCCATCGAGGGCAGCACGTTCTGCACGATGCCGAGATAGATGTTGCCGACCAGGGATGCCGATGCGGCCGACGTCACGAAGTGCTCGACCACGACGCCGTCTTCGAGCACAGCGATCTGGGTGTAGCGGGCGCCCTCGTGCGGCGGCTCGGTGCGGACCTTGTCCCGCACGATCATCGTGCGTTCGACGGCTTCGCGGCGCGCCAGGAATTCCGCTTCGCTCAGGATCGGCGGCCGACGCCGGCCGGCATCGCGACCGTCCCGCCGGCGCTGCCGCTTGGCCTCCAACCGGGTCGATCCGCTGATGCCCTGGATCTCCGAATCGTCTCCTGCGGACTTGTCCGCACGGTCGGACCGCGGAGCGCGCTCGTGCACGACGGTGTTGGGCGGATCGTCCGGCGAACCGGCATCGTCGGCGTCACCCGCACCGGCCTTGCGACGGCGTCGGCGCCGGCGCCGGCGGGTGCCACCGTCGGTACCCGTGCTGTCCTCGTCACCGCTCTCGTCGGAGTCATCCGACTCGTCGGACTCCTGGTCGGACGCGTCGCCCTGTTCGTCGGAGTCGGTGTCGGAGTCACCGGCGGCGTCGTCGCTCTGCTCGCCGCGGCCCCGCCCGCGCCCGCGGCGCCCGCGCCGCCTGCGTCGCGCGGCCGGGCGATCGGCCTGCTCCTCGTCGGTGTCGGTGTCGGTGTCGGAGTCCGAATCGATGTCGGTGTCGTCGTCCTCGTCGTCGTCGTGGTCGACGGGTTCGAAACTCACGGGCTGCGGCGCGACGAACAGCGGCAGGTAATCGGCCCGCTCGATGTGCGCCTCGCGGGCGGCCGGGATGTTGGCGCTCTCGAGGATCAGCCGCGACTCGGGCTCGTCACCCACGAGCACCTTGCCCGTCGTCGCGGCGACCTCGGGCGCGGTTTCCTCGGCTGCGCCTTCCACTGCTTCCGGCTCGGCGGAAGGCTCGGCCGCCTCCGGTTCGGCAGCGGGGACTTCGGCGGCCGGGGCTTCGGCGATCTCGGTCGCCGGAGCCGGGACCGCCGCTTCGACCGGGGCCACCTCGACGGTCTCGGTGACGCTGACGGTGACGGATTCGGTCTGCGCGGGCGCGGCCTCGGCGGCCGACACTGCCAACGCCTCACGCACACGTTCGGCGTCGACCTTGTCGACTGTCGAATGGGCGCTGCGCTGACGTCCGTCGAACTCGGCGAGCGCGTCGAGCACCCGTCGGCTGGTGGTTCCCAGCACGCGAGCCAGCGAATGAACTCTCAGCCGCTCTGGGAGTCTTTCCTGCTCCGGAGTCTGGGTGGATAGGTCTTCGGTATGGGCATCTTCGGCCACGTATTCTCCTCAAGCCCCCGGGCGCGTCTTTACGACGCGGCCACGCGAGGGCTTCCGCTATTGGCCCGGGACACGTTCCCCGGACTTGTTGTGGTCTCGCTCCGAGCGGCTCGATACCGAACCCACCCGGTGCCTGGCTGAATGATGGCTGGACGGTCGGCGCCACACCGGATTGCGGTGGTCGCGCACGTCGAAGTCTTCATTCGGGTTTTCAGCCTCGGTTGAGGCCGGCAACCCGCGACCAGTATCCCACATCACTGACGCGGTACTGACCAGACGGCGCAAAGCGTCCGCACAGGCCCTTCACCACCGGGGCAAAGGGCCCGCGGAAAAGCTAGGAGGCCGTCGCCTGGGCCGGGAACCAGAGCGCGATCTCGCGGGCTGCCGATTCCGCCGAATCCGAACCGTGCACCAGGTTGTCCTGGGTGATCAGAGCGAAGTCCCCGCGGATCGTGCCGGGAACGGCCTTCTCCACCGGATCGGTGCCGCCGGCGATCTGACGGAACGCGGCCACGGCCCGCGGGCCTTCCACGATGGCCGCCACGACCGGTCCGGACGTGATGAATTCCAGCAGCGAGTCGAAGAAGGGCTTGCCGTCGTGCTCGGCGTAATGCTGCCGCGCGAGCTCGTCGCTGACGTTCTTCAGTTCCAGCGCCGCCAGGGTCAGACCCTTGCGCTCGATCCGGCTGATGATCTCTCCGACCAGGTGTCGCTGCACGCCGTCGGGCTTGATCAAAACAAGGGTCCGCTCAGTCACGGAGTGAGAGCGTACCGGTCGGTAATGGGGTGCGCCATCACGGTCCCCCCGGCTATTCGGGCGGGTTTTGCTGCCCGGGCAGCAGACCGCGGGCCTGGCGGCGCTTGACCTCGGCGCGCAGGTACAGGATCAGCAGCCAGACCACCGCGAAAATGACTCCGAT
Proteins encoded:
- the proB gene encoding glutamate 5-kinase; this translates as MSVHRDAVRTARSVVVKIGTTALTTPSGVFDAGRLASLVEAIEGRMKAGSDVVIVSSGAIAAGIEPLRLSKRPTDLATKQAAASVGQVALVNAWSTAFAAYNRTVGQVLLTAHDISMRVQHNNAQRTLDRLRALHAVAIVNENDTVATNEIRFGDNDRLSALVAQLVGADALILLSDIDGLYDSDPRKGNARFIPEVAAQGDLDGVVAGRGSHLGTGGMASKLSSALLAADAGVPVLLAAASDAAAALDDASVGTVFAPRPERMSARRFWVRYAAESAGVLTLDDGAVRAVVKQRRSLLPAGITEVSGRFHGGDVVDLRALDGRTVARGVVAYEASELAGIIGRSTPDLPAEMRRPAVHADDLVAT
- the obgE gene encoding GTPase ObgE; the protein is MPRFVDRVVIHARAGNGGNGCASVHREKFKPLGGPDGGNGGRGGSVVLVVDPQVHTLLDFHFHPNVVAPSGKQGAGSNRDGAAGTDLEVRVPDGTVVLDEDGRMLADLVGAGTRFEAAAGGRGGLGNAALASRARKAPGFALLGEKGQARDLTLELKTVADVGLIGFPSAGKSSLVSTISAAKPKIADYPFTTLVPNLGVVSAGDNTFTVADVPGLIPGASEGRGLGLEFLRHLERCAVLVHVVDCATMEPGRDPISDIEALEAELASYTPTLQGDSTLGDLASRPRAVVLNKIDVPDARELADFVRDEVARRFGWPVFEVSTVAREGLRPLTFALWDMVKAYRDAQPEVAPRRPVIRPIPVDESGFTVSSDGEGGFIVRGVRPERWIAQTDFNNDEAVGYLGDRLARLGVEDELLKLGAKPGCAVTIGDMTFDWEPQTPAGVDVPLTGRGTDVRLEQSDRVGAAERKAARKERRRQHDDGEES
- the rpmA gene encoding 50S ribosomal protein L27 → MAHKKGASSSRNGRESAAQRLGVKRFGGQVVKAGEIIVRQRGTHFHPGVNVGRGGDDTLFATAPGAVEFGTKRGRKLVNIVPVPRPEA
- the rplU gene encoding 50S ribosomal protein L21 is translated as MATYAIVKTGGKQYKVAVGDVVKVEKLDSEPGASVSLPVALVVDGANVTTKADDLAKVAVTGEVLEHTKGPKIRIHKFKNKTGYHKRQGHRQQLTVLKVTGIK
- a CDS encoding Rne/Rng family ribonuclease, which encodes MAEDAHTEDLSTQTPEQERLPERLRVHSLARVLGTTSRRVLDALAEFDGRQRSAHSTVDKVDAERVREALAVSAAEAAPAQTESVTVSVTETVEVAPVEAAVPAPATEIAEAPAAEVPAAEPEAAEPSAEPEAVEGAAEETAPEVAATTGKVLVGDEPESRLILESANIPAAREAHIERADYLPLFVAPQPVSFEPVDHDDDEDDDTDIDSDSDTDTDTDEEQADRPAARRRRRGRRGRGRGRGEQSDDAAGDSDTDSDEQGDASDQESDESDDSDESGDEDSTGTDGGTRRRRRRRRRKAGAGDADDAGSPDDPPNTVVHERAPRSDRADKSAGDDSEIQGISGSTRLEAKRQRRRDGRDAGRRRPPILSEAEFLARREAVERTMIVRDKVRTEPPHEGARYTQIAVLEDGVVVEHFVTSAASASLVGNIYLGIVQNVLPSMEAAFVDIGRGRNGVLYAGEVNWEAAGLGGANRKIEQALKPGDYVVVQVSKDPVGHKGARLTTQVSLAGRYLVYVPGASSTGISRKLPDTERQRLKEILKEVVPADAGVIIRTASEGVKEEDIRSDVERLQQRWTEIEAKAAEITAKKAGAAVALYEEPDVLVKVIRDLFNEDFSGLIVSGDEAWNTINSYVNTVAPDLMGRLTKYEPAGGDGPDVFAVHRIDEQLAKAMDRKVWLPSGGTLVIDRTEAMTVVDVNTGKFTGSGGNLEQTVTRNNLEAAEEIVRQLRLRDIGGIVVIDFIDMVLESNRDLVLRRLTEALARDRTRHQVSEVTSLGLVQLTRKRLGTGLIEAFSTACTHCGGRGIVLHGDPVDSASSGGARKAESSGGGGGGGRRGKRGKKGAARTDEVQVVKVPTHTPGEHPMFKAMAAANGRHEDDTDESHEAEDHDERDVTDEVDETELESTAFAGERDDESDSEDTDEDLEDTDESDEDESDEDEDSDDESDEDEIDLDDDDDGDDLDEDIEVITESDDDSDEDDDSDDDDDGYQPPIAVAPARRPRRRAAARPAGPPTHE
- the ndk gene encoding nucleoside-diphosphate kinase, whose product is MTERTLVLIKPDGVQRHLVGEIISRIERKGLTLAALELKNVSDELARQHYAEHDGKPFFDSLLEFITSGPVVAAIVEGPRAVAAFRQIAGGTDPVEKAVPGTIRGDFALITQDNLVHGSDSAESAAREIALWFPAQATAS